The window aaaatcttaatttcaggAGAAAAATTGAAATTTAGGACACACTGATTAATTTCTAAATAGCAGCCCTCTAGAATGACATCGCTAATCTTTCTGTCCTTCGTATCATTACTTTCGTCcaattcattttttatttttaatccacATAATTGAAATGGAGTAAACAATAAAGTGGAAAAGAAtttctaaaatcacatcaaaaatcCTCGGCAGTCTGTACGCAAAAATCCAGTATGTTCCTAATATGTGGGGTCTAGGAAGGGCAGTCTGTAcacagaccttactcctacctagtgcaggtagagaggttgtttccaataaatCCTCGCTCAGAAgggtgagaagaagaagaagaagaagaagcaaaaaaagcaagaaaagaagatagaagaaAAATAGGGGGATAAACACCACACACTAAGTACCCGTTTGGCCATATATTTTGTCAAAATAAACTtggattttatttggcaaacatatgtttggccatagatttggcctatattttggcaaaatctcaaATCCCCAAACCAGCTCAATAGCTGATTTTGGGCCAAATCCCTATAATACACATGTTTTTCctaaataaatttgggaaatatgttttgaaaacgtatgtccaaacacattttcatcttcaaaccaaatttcacccaaatcagatttttcaaacaaatttgggaatctatggccaaacgctagctaaataTTCAGCAATTAAAATCTGGTGATGCTCATCGTGTTGAGATATAAATTGTAAAGTAGCATACTATACAACTGGTTTCGTGGTGTAGTTGGTTATCACGTCAGTCTAACACACTGAAGGTCTCCGGTTCGAGTCCGGGCGAAGCCatcatctatttttttttatttccgaaTAAAAGTGCTTCCAAGAACGGCGTCGTGTGGTTTCGACATTTTTTGTCCTTTTAATAATTATAATGTAATAATTTAATGCGAGGAACAAGGATAAAGGGTCCCACCACATGTACAGCCGTAGCTATTAAAAAGCCACAAGCCACGTCATTTAACCCAATTATATCAACCTTCCGCATAAGCTCCTCGCTTCTCATTGGTCGCTTCGTTCCACGTCATCGTCTCTCTAGAATTCTCCACCACGAATCGagaaataccaaaccaaatccacTTTTCATTCTAAtttagaaaaaacaaaaaaggagaaagaagaaaacaTAAGAAGGATTCAATTCTTAAGCATTActtgagatttgagaatttcCAATTCCGTAGCATCTTCACTGCTTCCTGAAGAATCAATTCTCTTCTTCCAATTTTCCTTTCGAATTTCTAAAGCTTCTCAATGGATTTGAGGCGACAATCGCTTTATTTTTTGCCCATATTTCTGCTTGCGATCGCTGTTCGGTTTTCTCCCTCTGGAGCTTTGGTCGCTAGCAAAGATATCAACCCTCCATATCCTAAAGCTATTTCTGTAAGTTCATTATCctctttatttttcaattaatcaatcaatttaTAACCTGAATCTTCCTTATCTTTAGCTGTAATCATATCTCAAATACGAGAGACAAAATTGATTTTGTAATTTATGATTTTCCGGATCTCGTTAATGTTACCCGCCGACCCTTTTAGTTTAGAATTGAGTTGAGCCCAATCGTATCACAGATAATGAGACgcaaaattgattttaaaaagtTAAGATTTTGTGGATCTCAATGTTGTATTAACATCAATTAGGCGTCCAAAGCTTTTAATTTTAGAGATACGTCAATGTTAGTTTTGGTTTCTTAGACTGATTGAGTTCGTATTGCAATAGTCTGATTCTACTACTTTAGCAATGCAAAGACAGATATTTACATGTGAAATCCGGTTGTAGGTTTTGTTTTCTTGTTAAAGCTTGAATTTTATTAAGAGTTTTGTTTTTTCTTCGTTTTCTAGGACTTGAAGGAGTCAATTGTAAAGGGGTTAGGTTTCCACGCTGAGGATTTCAAGATATCCGGGTTTGATTTAAGGGATGCCCTTGTGGGTAGGTCAGTGTCTTACGAATTTGATGTTGAGATTGATAATAAAGTTATTCCCTTGAAGCTTTTGGAGGATGTGAATAGATGGGAGTTTGTAGATTTGCCCATTTTCCGGGTAGAGCGAGGTGAAGAAAATGGGTTGGTGGAGAGGCGGAGATTGGAGAAAAAGGTGCCTGTTTTGGCGCCTTTTACTTTGGCAGGTCCGATGGAGCTCTGGATCCAGGATGCCAAGGACATGAGGATTTCGCTACCAGTAAGTGAAACCTTGCTTAAattttgtataatattgtatattatgctagaagtCTTTTGAAGATTAGCTTTTTTATTTGATCCATTCACCAACAGTTTTGCTTGTTTATAGTAGGTACCGTTTCTCATTTGTTTTGTTATGTGCTTTAATACCTAAGGATGCTCCTTAAAAAGACAAACATTGGATTGTATTTTTGTAACATATCCATTTGATGAATGTTTAGTTTTCTAGGCGCTCTCTTGTCTGGTTCCTTTCTTCTGCAATTTACCTAGGaacaattaaataaaaaagaGCCTCTATTGCTAAAATAGTTATGAAATGCCGCTGCATTCAGCTTGTATGTTTCTCCAAATTAAGCTGGAAAGAAGTCTCTTCTTTGACAGTATAGGCTTCCATTTTTCCATGTTGAATGATGTCCTCTGCTCTTATTGATAAGCGTTGCTAGTTTTGTGGACACTTAGTTGAATGAATAACTGGATTACTCTCTTGTTGGTGGATTTAGTTGGAATTATCTTGAGTGCATTAGGTTGATGGTAGTAGGTTTGTATGTGGAAATCCGATTCCTTTGAAGTTGGTGGATGTAGCTGCATTAACTAAAGTGCACTAACATTTGCTTTGCTAGGGATGCAGACTCATTATTTTTTGATATGGTGTTTGTCTTTGTTCCCCAGGGTCGTTTTTTTGTTTGTCTTTGTTCAGTTGGTTGTTtgcattaattatttttcttgccAATTTTTTATTTCACTAATCTGCTTTGCTTCTCTCGTTGGTAATTGATATGCAGCATGATGTGGATGCCGGGGAGCTGAGGAAAGTGATCTTAGCCGATGGTGCTGTTGTTACAGTCAAAGGTGCCAGGTCTGTTAGCCTGCGCCACCCAATAGAGCTTCCACTGCCCTTCAACAGAACGACAAATGGATTTGCCTCTGGTCTGTTGGCATTGGCTGAATATTTGCGTCAAGCTTCTGTAACTCAAGGGGAACCTCTCCTCTCTCTTCGAATTGTTGGTCCTACATCTCTTACATCCCCTTCCTCACCATCTTCCCCTTCTGCAAACAAACTTAAGCTTAAACGGCTTGCACCTGGTCTTGTTGAGTTGTCATCAGTATCAAAAATGAAAGCCATGGACGCCATCTCCACCATCAATCTCCAGGGAGAAACCACTGCACTTCTTACACCCAATCAATTTACTACATTGTGGCCTGTCACATCTGTCAATGGTTCAAACTCAAACTTGCTTGGTTTTGAGGCCTTGCTATCTAATGTACTGGGCCCTAAAGCAAGTCAAAAAGGTTCTTTCAAACTGCTGAAGGCAGATGTATCAGCCCAGACTTTCGTGAAGATTGGTTTTGGAGTCGAGAAAAAGTTGAAGGAAGGGGATGGATTCAATTGGGAGGGTTATCCAGATTGGAGAACCAAGCCTGAATCAGTGAGGATGCATTTTGAAGTTCTGGCAAAGGTAGATGGCGACAAAGTTGTACCGGAGAGAGTTGTGCAGGTTGATCCGATAACTATAGAGGATACAGTGGCACCAAGTGTGCTCATGGGCAATGTCTCCATGTCAAAGACTCCAATTGTTCACCCACCTCCAAATCCATTCACCTTGTAAACTCTTTAGGCGGGCTAGGTTTGTGTTGAGAAATATTGTATAGATAAATTTATCCTTTCCTTTTGTCCTCTTTTCATAGCAAATCACATACATCAGGTGCAAAGAGACCTGATTGTAAGAACTTATCAAAGAAGTATCAGGAATATATGCCAGATCTTTTTGGTACTCCCTATTTATCATATTCTTTTAACAGTTGCTGTCTACAAAATTTACTGACTTAACATGGCAAAGGTTTCCATCAGGCGGGTCACAAGTGTTTGCTTTTCTTAAACCAAAAGTATCTAGCAAAACACATAAAGCtttcatttcgaataatgttCATATTTACCAGACAACCAGAAAATGTATTACTGAATTTGAAACTTAATACTAATTCCTGATGAAGGAAACTCCTTTCTGAATGCTCTCAGCAAGCTCTTTCTTGGCCTTAACCAGTCCAATCCTGTTGGAAATTACTTAGTTAGAGAACTAACTTATCTAATACCCAGAAAATTTCAGGTCAAGCATCACGTTCTTACCTCTCATACTCGTTTAGGGGACCAAGTTGATAGACTTCTTCAGCTCCAGTACGACCAAGTCGCACTTTGGATGCAAAGAATGGGAGTTCTGTAACCTGTGTCAAAATTGTTATTGGCCAGTCAGGGAAATTtgacagaaaaaaaaaaatttgttagGACTTTTGCCCCTGGAAATAAGTTTGAGAAAGTACCTGAGAAGCTACAAAAGCACAAGCCACCACACCGGCATCTCCTCTTAAGCCCTTGAGACAAGCATCTGCAAATTTTACGGCTGCATATGCCTGTAGGAATTTGCATTAGATTCTGTTCTACTCAATATGCCTATATTCAATGTTCAGAAAGCATTAATTGAAATAACTCAAGGAGCAATTCTAACCATTGATAGAGTTGCAGATCCAGCCCCTTTTT of the Nicotiana tabacum cultivar K326 chromosome 7, ASM71507v2, whole genome shotgun sequence genome contains:
- the LOC107804685 gene encoding protein TUNICAMYCIN INDUCED 1-like, which codes for MDLRRQSLYFLPIFLLAIAVRFSPSGALVASKDINPPYPKAISDLKESIVKGLGFHAEDFKISGFDLRDALVGRSVSYEFDVEIDNKVIPLKLLEDVNRWEFVDLPIFRVERGEENGLVERRRLEKKVPVLAPFTLAGPMELWIQDAKDMRISLPHDVDAGELRKVILADGAVVTVKGARSVSLRHPIELPLPFNRTTNGFASGLLALAEYLRQASVTQGEPLLSLRIVGPTSLTSPSSPSSPSANKLKLKRLAPGLVELSSVSKMKAMDAISTINLQGETTALLTPNQFTTLWPVTSVNGSNSNLLGFEALLSNVLGPKASQKGSFKLLKADVSAQTFVKIGFGVEKKLKEGDGFNWEGYPDWRTKPESVRMHFEVLAKVDGDKVVPERVVQVDPITIEDTVAPSVLMGNVSMSKTPIVHPPPNPFTL